One Canis lupus familiaris isolate Mischka breed German Shepherd chromosome 20, alternate assembly UU_Cfam_GSD_1.0, whole genome shotgun sequence genomic region harbors:
- the P2RY11 gene encoding P2Y purinoceptor 11, whose product MAATTSGALTCSANFSVEIDREFSRFQAAFLCPMLVVEFLVAVASNGLAFYRFVTREQRPWHPAVVFSAQLAISDLLYALTLLPLAAYFYPPKNWQYGEFACRLERFLFTCNLLGSVIFVTCISLNRYLGIVHPFFTRSSWRPKHAWAVSAAGWALAALLAAPTLSFSHLKRPQREGSCVTERPEACTKCLGMADDLRLEAYRAYTLVLAVLGCGVPLLLTLTAYSALGWAVLRSHGMTAAEKLRVAALVASSLALYASSYVPYYITQVLNVQARQRWRARCPGFASLNEAKAAVDQMTYRTHQIMRGLMPLAICIHPLLYMAVAPSLGCCHQSCCSCSNSQMPEDTGNSGQVLPLNVTATPPKRGALVP is encoded by the exons ATGGCCGCCACCACTTCAG GTGCTCTGACCTGCTCAGCCAACTTCTCAGTAGAAATTGACCGTGAGTTCAGCCGTTTCCAGGCAGCCTTTCTGTGCCCCATGCTGGTAGTTGAGTTCCTGGTGGCTGTGGCCAGCAACGGCCTGGCCTTCTACCGCTTTGTGACGCGGGAGCAGCGCCCGTGGCACCCCGCCGTGGTCTTCTCAGCCCAGCTGGCCATCAGCGACCTGCTCTATGCCCTGACGCTGCTCCCGCTGGCCGCCTACTTCTACCCGCCCAAGAACTGGCAGTACGGGGAGTTCGCGTGCCGCCTGGAGCGCTTCCTCTTCACCTGCAACCTGCTGGGCAGCGTCATCTTCGTCACCTGCATCAGCCTAAACCGCTACCTGGGCATCGTCCACCCCTTCTTCACCCGCAGCAGCTGGCGGCCCAAGCACGCCTGGGCCGTCAGTGCCGCTGGCTGGGCACTGGCAGCCCTGTTGGCTGCACCCACGCTCAGCTTCTCGCACCTGAAAAGGCCACAGAGGGAAGGCAGCTGTGTCACAGAGAGGCCTGAGGCCTGCACCAAGTGCCTGGGGATGGCAGATGACCTCCGCCTCGAGGCCTACAGAGCCTACACCTTGGTGCTGGCGGTCCTGGGCTGCGGCGTGCCGCTGCTGCTCACCCTGACAGCCTACAGTGCCCTCGGATGGGCCGTGCTGCGCAGCCACGGCATGACTGCTGCCGAGAAGCTGCGTGTGGCAGCGCTGGTGGCCAGCAGCCTGGCCCTCTATGCCAGTTCCTATGTGCCCTACTACATCACACAGGTGCTCAACGTGCAAGCTCGGCAGCGATGGAGGGCCCGCTGCCCAGGCTTTGCCAGCTTGAATGAGGCCAAGGCAGCAGTGGATCAAATGACCTATAGGACCCACCAGATAATGCGGGGCCTCATGCCTCTGGCCATCTGCATCCACCCACTGCTTTATATGGCTGTGGCACCCAGCCTGGGGTGCTGCCACCAGAGCTGCTGCAGCTGCAGCAATAGCCAAATGCCAGAGGACACGGGGAACTCTGGCCAAGTCCTGCCCCTCAATGTTACAGCAACCCCCCCAAAACGTGGAGCCCTAGTCCCCTGA
- the EIF3G gene encoding eukaryotic translation initiation factor 3 subunit G, with amino-acid sequence MPTGDFDSKPSWADQVEEEGEDDKCVTSELLKGIPLATGDTSPEPELVPGAPLPPPKEVINGNIKTVTEYKIDEDGKKFKIVRTFRIETRKASKAVARRKNWKKFGNSEFDPPGPNVATTTVSDDVSMTFITSKEDLNCQEEEDPMNKLKGQKIVSCRICKGDHWTTRCPYKDTLGPMQKELAEQLGLSTGEKEKLPGELEPVQAAQNKTGKYVPPSLRDGASRRGESMQPNRRADDNATIRVTNLSEDTRETDLQELFRPFGSISRIYLAKDKTTGQSKGFAFISFHRREDAARAIAGVSGFGYDHLILNVEWAKPSTN; translated from the exons ATGCCGACCGGAGATTTTGA TTCGAAGCCCAGCTGGGCCgaccaggtggaggaggagggcgaGGACG ACAAATGTGTCACCAGCGAGCTCCTCAAGGGGATCCCTCTGGCCACTGGCGACACCAGCCCAGAACCTGAGTTAGTGCCGGGAG ctCCACTGCCGCCTCCCAAGGAGGTCATCAATGGGAACATCAAGACAGTGACAGAGTACAAGATAGATGAGGATGGCAAGAAGTTCAAG aTCGTCCGCACCTTCAGAATTGAGACGCGGAAGGCCTCCAAGGCTGTTGCAAGGAGGAAG AACTGGAAGAAGTTTGGGAACTCGGAGTTTGACCCACCAGGGCCCAACGTGGCCACCACCACAGTCAGTGACGACGTGTCCATGACATTCATCACTAGCAAAGAG GATCTGAACTGCCAGGAAGAGGAGGACCCGATGAACAAGCTCAAGGGCCAGAAAATCGTGTCCTGCCGCATCTGCAAGGGCGACCACTGGACTACCCGCTGCCCCTACAAGGACACGCTGGGGCCCATGCAGAAGGAGCTGGCTGAGCAGCTGGGCCTGTCCACCGGCGAGAAGGAGAAGCTGCCCGGAG AGCTGGAGCCCGTGCAGGCTGCCCAGAACAAGACGGGGAAGTATGTGCCACCGAGCCTGCGGGATGGGGCCAGCCGCCGTGGCGAGTCCATGCAGCCCAACCGCAGAG CCGACGACAATGCCACTATCCGTGTCACCAACCTGTCAGAGGACACTCGTGAGACTGACTTACAGGAACTCTTCCGACCCTTTGGCTCCATCTCTCGCATCTACTTGGCAAAGGACAAGACCACTGGCCAGTCCAAG GGTTTTGCCTTCATCAGCTTCCACCGCCGTGAGGATGCCGCACGAGCCATTGCTGGGGTGTCTGGCTTTGGATACGACCACCTCATCCTCAACGTTGAGTGGGCCAA gccatcaaccaactaa
- the PPAN gene encoding suppressor of SWI4 1 homolog: MGQSGRSRHQKRARAQAQLRNLEAYAAQPHSFVFARGRAGRGVRQLSLDLRRVMEPLTATRLQIRKKNTLKDCVAVAGPLGVTHFLILSKTETNIYFKLMRLPGGPTLTFRINKYTLVRDVVSSLRRHRMHEQQFAHPPLLVLNSFGPHGMHVKLMATMFQNLFPSINVHKVNLNTIKRCLLINYNPDSQELDFRHYSIKVVPVGASRGMKKLLQEKFPNMSRLQDISELLATGAGLSESEAEPDGEHNITELPQAVAGRGNMRAQQSAVRLTEIGPRMTLQLIKIQEGVGEGNVLFHSFVHKTEEELQAILAAKEEKLRLKAQRQDQQAQNVQRKREQREAHKKKSLAGMKRTRAEASGDSDAEDPGAPPETEGAGQQEEEEDEAEYFRQAVGEEPDEDMFPKAAKRGQFTGPPGKKPRGKERRPDGGTYHRPSKAKGKPQRDQAKLGRRGAVRDRRRGQARPPKKVV, translated from the exons ATGGGGCAGTCCGGGCGG TCCCGGCACCAGAAGCGTGCGCGCGCCCAGGCGCAGCTCCGCAACCTCGAGGCCTACGCCGCGCAGCCGCACTCGTTCGTGTTCGCTCGGGGCCGCGCGGGTCGCGGCGTCCGGCAGCTCAGCCTGGATCTGCGCCGGGTCATGGAGCCGCTGACCGCCACCCGCCTGCAG ATACGAAAGAAAAACACCCTGAAGGATTGTGTGGCAGTGGCCGGGCCTCTTGGGGTCACCCATTTCCTGATCTTGAGTAAAACAGAAACGAACATCTACTTT AAGCTGATGCGCCTCCCAGGAGGCCCCACCTTGACCTTCCGGATCAACAAG TATACGTTAGTGCGAGATGTAGTCTCCTCGTTGCGCCGACACCGCATGCATGAACAGCAGTttgcccacccacctctcctgGTGCTCAACAGTTTCGGCCCCCATGGCATGCACGTGAAGCTCATGGCCACCATGTTCCAGAACCTGTTTCCCTCCATCAATGTGCATAAG GTGAACCTAAACACCATCAAGCGCTGCCTTCTCATCAACTACAATCCCGACTCCCAGGAGCTAGATTTCCGTCATTA TAGCATCAAAGTTGTTCCAGTGGGTGCAAGTCGAGGGATGAAGAAGCTTCTGCAGGAGAAGTTTCCCAACATGAGCCGTCTGCAGGACATCAGCGAGCTGTTGGCTAC GGGCGCTGGGCTGTCCGAGAGTGAGGCAGAGCCTGATGGTGAGCACAACATCACTGAGCTGCCCCAGGCTGTCGCAGGGCGTGGCAACATGCGGGCACAGCAAAGCGCTGTGCGGCTCACAGAG ATTGGGCCTCGGATGACGCTACAGCTCATCAAGATCCAGGAGGGTGTGGGAGAGGGGAACGTGCTGTTCCACAGTTTCG TGCACAAGACCGAGGAGGAGCTGCAGGCCATCCTGGCAGCCAAGGAGGAGAAGCTGCGGCTGAAGGCCCAGAGGCAGGACCAGCAGGCTCAGAACGTCCAGCGCAAGCGGGAGCAGCGAGAGGCACACAA GAAGAAGAGCCTGGCAGGCATGAAGCGGACGCGGGCAGAGGCCAGTGGGGATAGCGATGCTGAGGACCCTGGTGCCCCCCCGGAGACAGAGGGGGCTGgccagcaggaggaagaggaggacgaAGCTGAGTATTTCCgccaggcagtgggagaggagcCCGATGAGG ACATGTTCCCGAAAGCAGCCAAACGCGGACAGTTCACCGGGCCCCCAGGCAAGAAGCCACGAGGAAAAGAGCGGAGGCCAGATGGAGGCACTTACCACAGGCCTTCAAAGGCCAAGGGCAAGCCCCAGCGGGACCAGGCCAAGCTGGGACGGAGAGGAGCTGTCCGGGACCGCAGGCGAGGCCAAGCTCGACCACCTAAGAAAGTAGTCTGA